The nucleotide window GATGCCCGACGCCCGATCCGGTGCCGGGCGACCTACTCCGCTTTCGGCGAGACCTCGGCCTCCACGCCGGGCAGCTCTCCCGGGCGCTGGGAGAGCATGCCCAGGCGCATCTTGATGGACGCGGTCAGCGCTGCATCGGTGGTCAGGGTGGAAGCCCGATCCAGTGCCTCGATGGCCTTGCCCACTTCGCCCTGCATCTCGTAGACGCTGCCCAGGGCCAGGTAGGCCATGGCCGAGGTGTCATCGGCCTCTACGGCGGCCAAAGCGGCCTCTTCCGCCTTGTCCGCGGCATCCACTCCCCCTTGCGAGGCCATCTTGTAGTAGATCAGGGACAGGTTGGCGTAGTAGTCGGCCTGGCTGAGTTGCTGGCGGGCCCGGTCCAGGTACTGCTGGGCCTCATCGCTACGGCCCAGCTGGGTGAGGATGGCCCCGATGGCGAGGGGAGCCTCAAAGCCCTCAGCGCCGTCCTCCAGTGCAGCCATGTACTCGGCTAAAGCCGTCTCCAGCTGGCCCTGGGTGAGGTAGCTCTCGGCGCTACGCAGGCGATCGCTGGCGCCGTTTGATGATGGGGCGAGGAACACCTGATAGGCCACCGCCAGGATCACCACAGCTACCGCTGCTACCCCCAGCCTGAGGCCCAGGCGACGCAGCCGCTGGCTCCGCTCTTCGGCCACTATCACATCCAGACGCATCCACCAGTCTTCATTGCCGGCGCCGACCTCCCGACGGAGCTCCTCGAACCTGCTTCGGCCGACCTTGCGCACCAGCAGGGCGGCGTTGCTGCGGAAAGCGCCCTCAAGCGTCTGCAGGCGGGAGCGCTCGGCCTTGAGCTCCACCCCGAACTGCTGCTCCAGCCTGGGGATGGACTTCTCGATCACGTGCATCGTGCGAACTGCCTCGGCAGCCTGCTCGCCGGTGCCGCGCCTCAAGTCGGCGATGGCCAACTCGGTCTGGCGCAGCAGGTCTCGCAGCTCGCTGGCGCTCTTCACGGTGTCGTGGGTGACGGGGACTCCATCAGTGTTGGCTGGGTCGCGCATGTGCGTGCCTCCTTCGGCTTCACATGTGACAGTCGTGGATTCTCCTGCATTGGCTGCCCCCACATTATACGCAAGGTTTCGCCGTTTTGCCCCCTCGCTTGCCGGTGCCGCTTGGCGGCCGCTAGGGCGCAGCGGCCATGTCCGTAGCCACGCGCCGGCGCAATGTCCTGTCTCAAGCCGCGCCCTGCCTGGAGTCCATGGGCCGGACCGACGCGCGCATACTTGACTGGCGTAGTAGACCGTCACCACCAGTGGGCGTAGACTACCCTAGGCGTTTGCCGCAGGTGCTCTTTCGGCCGAAGGGGGCCGGACGATGAGCCGCGGGAGTCACCTTTCGTCAGTCAGAGGAGCGTTACCATGTCGACTCAGGACCGCGAGACGCACGAGAGCCACCCCCAGGATCATGCCCGTCACCACCACGAAGCGGAGCCGGTGGAGCTCCAGGCCATGGACCACAACCTCCATGGCCGGCACGTGAGCCGCCCCGGGAAGGAGCCGGAGCACCGGGCTCACGCAGATCACACCGGGCACGAGGAGATGTTCCGTCGCCGCTTCTGGGTGTGCTTGGTGCTATCGGTG belongs to Anaerolineae bacterium and includes:
- a CDS encoding tetratricopeptide repeat protein; protein product: MRDPANTDGVPVTHDTVKSASELRDLLRQTELAIADLRRGTGEQAAEAVRTMHVIEKSIPRLEQQFGVELKAERSRLQTLEGAFRSNAALLVRKVGRSRFEELRREVGAGNEDWWMRLDVIVAEERSQRLRRLGLRLGVAAVAVVILAVAYQVFLAPSSNGASDRLRSAESYLTQGQLETALAEYMAALEDGAEGFEAPLAIGAILTQLGRSDEAQQYLDRARQQLSQADYYANLSLIYYKMASQGGVDAADKAEEAALAAVEADDTSAMAYLALGSVYEMQGEVGKAIEALDRASTLTTDAALTASIKMRLGMLSQRPGELPGVEAEVSPKAE